One genomic region from Octopus bimaculoides isolate UCB-OBI-ISO-001 chromosome 30, ASM119413v2, whole genome shotgun sequence encodes:
- the LOC106878263 gene encoding uncharacterized protein LOC106878263 codes for MAAFKQKLQAVLWLAELKSVEAVRVKWTEQYAEEPPTDQMLLTWKKNFQATENIHSNSDVGTSPLKRPRQDCETTRREDEPEFKFSLQTTLEDIRQKQEDFCTERNWAQYHTPRNVLLALVGEVGELAEIFQWKGEVKEGLPGRSPTKFSYSLKYSRGKAGSASEGMGLIGLWYYCGNVIAVCVSLHHYFWPKMDRRLQTVLLTWLIYTHLYHQSTNAVLSKFLKNSKKYPADKVFGKSNKYTDYRDQLKET; via the exons ATGGCGGCATTCAAGCAGAAGTTACAGGCGGTTCTGTGGCTGGCAGAGCTGAAATCAGTAGAGGCTGTGCGAGTTAAATGGACGGAGCAGTACGCAGAAGAACCTCCAACAGATCAGATGCTTTTAACTTGGAAAAAGAATTTCCAGGCTACGGAAAATATCCACTCAAACAGCGATGTAGGAACGTCACCGCTGAAACGACCACGACAAGACTGTGAGACCACGAGGCGGGAAGATGAACCAGAGTTTAAATTTAGTCTACAAACCACTCTGGAAGACAT CCGCCAGAAACAGGAAGATTTCTGCACAGAACGAAACTGGGCCCAATATCACACACCACGAAACGTCTTGTTGGCACTGGTGGGAGAAGTCGGAGAACTCGCCGAAATATT TCAGTGGAAGGGTGAAGTGAAAGAAGGACTTCCAGGTAGGTCTCCCACCAAATTTTCTTATTCCTTGAAATATTCTAGAGGGAAAGCGGGGAGTGCTAGTGAAGGCATGGGTTTGATAGGTCT CTGGTACTATTGTGGTAATGTGATCGCAGTCTGTGTCTCATTGCACCATTATTTCTGGCCTAAGATG GACAGGAGACTTCAGACTGTCCTCCTCACCTGGCTCATCTACACTCACCTTTACCACCAGTCCACAAATGCCGTGCTGAGTAAATTTCTGAAGAACTCAAAGAAATATCCTGCGGACAAAGTGTTTGGCAAAAGTAACAAATATACAGACTATAGAGACCAACTTAAAGAAACTTGA